The following proteins are encoded in a genomic region of Triticum dicoccoides isolate Atlit2015 ecotype Zavitan chromosome 1B, WEW_v2.0, whole genome shotgun sequence:
- the LOC119339971 gene encoding GATA transcription factor 2-like, with protein sequence MASEWEMAMSVELGMGMGSYHNASNVHAAPMGHQAGGYSAAAHHFYGMQPMRDASMRVDELLDFPTAGAHDFFPAAPENGLHHHHHLGAGVGELSATTPSATSSDHQTSMLSFADEFYIPSEEAAELEWLSKFVDDSYSDMPNYSSAAHAAMAAANAVNNGGGSSAGQDSCVTAVPGRGARSKRSRASAAAAAAWHSLMPRPPSQPSPSSSCSSSDFPSSTTARPSGSNCGSRGKKQGPVAGGEVGLVEGGVRRCTHCASEKTPQWRTGPLGPKTLCNACGVRFKSGRLVPEYRPAASPTFLLTQHSNSHRKVMELRRQKELVLIRGSHRLDASAAAGPGPGVTVKPELMFHDYGIC encoded by the exons ATGGCGTCGGAGTGGGAAATGGCCATGAGCGTGGAGCTCGGCATGGGAATGGGCTCGTACCACAACGCCTCCAACGTCCACGCCGCGCCGATGGGCCACCAGGCCGGCGGCTACTCCGCGGCCGCTCACCATTTCTACGGGATGCAGCCCATGCGCGACGCCAGCATGCGCGTGGATGAGCTTCTGGACTTCCCCACCGCGGGCGCCCACGACTTCTTCCCCGCCGCGCCGGAGAACGGgctccaccaccatcaccacctcgGCGCCGGCGTGGGCGAGCTGTCGGCCACCACCCCGTCCGCCACGTCGTCCGATCACCAGACGTCCATGCTCTCCTTCGCCGACGAGTTCTACATACCC AGCGAGGAAGCCGCGGAGCTCGAATGGCTATCCAAGTTCGTGGACGACTCCTACTCGGACATGCCGAATTACTCATCGGCCGCGCATGCGGCAATGGCGGCGGCTAACGCGGTGAACAACGGCGGTGGCAGCTCGGCTGGTCAAGACAGCTGCGTCACAGCGGTGCCAGGCCGCGGAGCACGAAGCAAGCGGTCGCGCGCGagcgccgcggccgccgccgcatGGCACTCCCTCATGCCGCGCCCGCCTTCGCAGCCATCGCCCTCGTCCTCGTGTTCCTCGTCCGACTTCCCGTCCTCAACGACGGCACGACCTAGCGGCTCCAACTGCGGCAGTCGCGGCAAGAAGCAGGGACCCGTTGCCGGCGGGGAGGTGGGCCTAGTGGAGGGCGGCGTGCGGCGCTGCACGCACTGCGCGTCGGAGAAGACGCCGCAGTGGCGAACGGGGCCCCTGGGGCCCAAGACGCTGTGCAACGCGTGCGGCGTGCGGTTCAAGTCAGGTCGGTTGGTGCCGGAGTACCGGCCGGCGGCAAGCCCCACGTTCCTGCTCACACAGCACTCCAACTCTCACCGCAAGGTGATGGAGCTGCGCCGCCAGAAGGAGCTCGTTCTCATCCGCGGAAGCCACCGTCTGGACGCGTCGGCGGCGGCCGGCCCCGGCCCCGGGGTGACCGTGAAGCCGGAGCTCATGTTCCATGACTACGGCATATGTTGA